One window of the Archangium primigenium genome contains the following:
- the ftsZ gene encoding cell division protein FtsZ, translating to MDQFEQNKQAAKIRVIGVGGAGCNAVNTMIMAKLERVDFIAANTDVQALAASKAPMRLQLGQTLTKGLGAGANPEMGREAALESRDQIASIIEGADMVFVTAGMGGGTGTGAAPIIADIAKSLGCLTVGVVTKPFLFEGNKRRKQAEQGLVELKAAVDTLITIPNQRLLTLSNAPMPLLETFKRADEVLLNAVQGISDLIQYHGYINVDFADVKTIMSDKGLALMGTGQSTGDKRALSAMQQAISSPLLEDISIDGATGLLINITGGRDMTLQEVNEALTLVHDAADPDAEIIFGSLIDDNIQDEVKITIIATGFVSRDAKRQPAPVVQVPVVTRPPSISLSNAREEVASLVPAKAGARTVAPAESRSLTGRTAVVRDAALPLDEDQFDIPTFLRRQGQTEMP from the coding sequence ATGGACCAGTTCGAGCAGAACAAGCAGGCCGCCAAGATTCGTGTCATCGGCGTCGGGGGCGCTGGGTGCAACGCCGTCAACACGATGATCATGGCGAAGCTTGAGCGTGTGGACTTCATCGCCGCCAACACCGATGTGCAGGCGCTCGCGGCGAGCAAGGCCCCCATGCGGCTGCAGCTCGGACAGACGTTGACCAAGGGGCTGGGGGCGGGTGCCAACCCGGAGATGGGCCGCGAGGCGGCGCTCGAGTCGCGCGATCAGATCGCCTCGATCATCGAGGGCGCGGACATGGTGTTCGTCACCGCGGGGATGGGCGGTGGCACGGGCACGGGCGCGGCGCCCATCATCGCGGACATCGCCAAGAGCCTGGGCTGCCTGACGGTGGGCGTGGTCACCAAGCCCTTCCTCTTCGAGGGCAACAAGCGCCGCAAGCAGGCCGAGCAGGGGCTCGTGGAGCTCAAGGCCGCGGTGGACACCCTCATCACCATCCCCAACCAGCGCCTGCTCACGCTGAGCAACGCGCCCATGCCGCTGCTGGAGACGTTCAAGCGCGCCGACGAGGTGCTGCTCAACGCCGTGCAGGGCATCTCCGACCTCATCCAGTACCACGGCTACATCAACGTGGACTTCGCGGACGTGAAGACCATCATGAGCGACAAGGGCCTGGCGCTCATGGGCACCGGCCAGTCCACGGGAGACAAGCGCGCGCTGAGCGCCATGCAGCAGGCCATCTCCAGCCCGCTGCTCGAGGACATCTCCATCGACGGCGCCACGGGCCTGCTCATCAACATCACCGGCGGCCGCGACATGACCCTCCAGGAGGTCAACGAGGCGCTCACGCTGGTGCACGACGCGGCGGACCCGGACGCGGAGATCATCTTCGGCTCGCTCATCGACGACAACATCCAGGACGAGGTGAAGATCACCATCATCGCCACGGGCTTCGTCTCGCGCGATGCCAAGCGCCAGCCGGCGCCGGTGGTGCAGGTGCCCGTGGTCACGCGGCCCCCGTCCATCAGCCTGTCCAACGCGCGCGAGGAAGTGGCCAGCCTGGTGCCCGCCAAGGCCGGCGCGCGCACGGTGGCTCCCGCCGAGAGCCGCTCGCTGACCGGGCGCACCGCGGTGGTGCGGGACGCGGCGCTGCCGCTGGACGAGGATCAGTTCGACATCCCGACGTTCCTGCGCCGTCAGGGCCAGACCGAGATGCCGTGA
- a CDS encoding acetyl-CoA carboxylase biotin carboxylase subunit, producing MFKKLLIANRGEIARRIQTVARGMGLATVAVYSDADAGLPFVREADEAVRLGPAPPRDSYLNVAALLEAARATGADAVHPGYGFVSESAGFARVCQDAGLVFVGPPAEAMERMKDKSRARQLVAAAGVPVVPGSEGLVPDVDAAREAAERIGYPVLCKAAGGGGGIGMAVAQTPAELAKVFRQCADRARAAFGRDGLYLERYFPAPRHIEVQILGDHHGHLLHVLERECSLQRRHQKVVEEAPSPLFADVGGEALAERLFPAALAAARAFGYANAGTVEFLCADGAFYFIEMNARLQVEHPVTEATTGLDLIAWQLRIAAGERLTVRQEDVRRRGVALEFRIYAEDPVRFLPSPGPLRVFQGPTGEGVRLDAGYAEGDIVTPHYDPMIAKLIVSGATRAEAIARAIRALEDFRVEGLKTNIPLHLRILRDPVFQAGTLNTRFLEQHARP from the coding sequence ATGTTCAAGAAGCTGCTCATCGCCAACCGGGGAGAGATCGCCCGCCGCATCCAGACGGTGGCCCGGGGCATGGGCCTGGCCACGGTGGCCGTGTACTCGGACGCGGACGCGGGGCTGCCCTTCGTGCGCGAGGCGGACGAGGCGGTGCGGCTCGGTCCGGCCCCGCCCCGGGACAGCTACCTGAATGTCGCGGCGCTCCTGGAGGCGGCGCGGGCCACGGGGGCGGACGCGGTGCACCCGGGGTACGGCTTCGTGTCGGAGAGCGCCGGGTTCGCCCGGGTGTGCCAGGACGCGGGGCTCGTGTTCGTGGGGCCTCCCGCCGAGGCCATGGAGCGGATGAAGGACAAGAGCCGGGCGCGTCAGCTCGTGGCCGCCGCGGGCGTGCCCGTGGTGCCGGGCAGCGAGGGCCTGGTGCCGGACGTGGACGCCGCGCGCGAGGCCGCCGAGCGCATCGGCTATCCGGTGCTGTGCAAGGCGGCCGGGGGCGGGGGCGGTATCGGCATGGCCGTGGCCCAGACGCCCGCCGAGCTGGCGAAGGTCTTCCGCCAGTGCGCGGATCGGGCCCGGGCGGCCTTCGGGCGGGACGGCCTCTACCTGGAGCGCTACTTCCCGGCGCCGCGCCACATCGAGGTGCAGATCCTCGGAGACCACCACGGCCACCTCCTGCACGTGCTGGAGCGGGAGTGCTCCCTTCAGCGCCGGCATCAGAAGGTGGTGGAGGAGGCCCCCTCGCCCCTGTTCGCGGACGTGGGAGGGGAGGCGCTGGCGGAGCGGCTCTTCCCGGCGGCGCTCGCCGCGGCGCGGGCCTTCGGCTACGCCAACGCGGGCACGGTGGAGTTCCTCTGCGCGGACGGGGCGTTCTACTTCATCGAGATGAACGCGCGGCTGCAGGTGGAGCACCCGGTGACGGAGGCGACCACGGGGTTGGATCTCATCGCCTGGCAGCTGCGCATCGCCGCGGGCGAGCGGCTCACGGTGCGCCAGGAGGACGTGCGGCGGCGGGGCGTGGCGCTGGAGTTCCGCATCTACGCGGAGGATCCGGTGCGCTTCTTGCCCTCGCCGGGTCCGCTGCGCGTGTTCCAGGGCCCCACGGGCGAGGGCGTGCGCCTGGACGCGGGCTACGCGGAGGGAGACATCGTCACGCCTCACTACGATCCGATGATCGCCAAGCTCATCGTCTCGGGCGCCACGCGCGCGGAGGCCATCGCGCGGGCGATCCGGGCACTCGAGGACTTCCGGGTCGAGGGACTCAAGACGAACATCCCCCTGCACCTGCGCATCCTGCGCGATCCGGTGTTCCAGGCGGGGACGTTGAACACGCGCTTCCTCGAGCAGCACGCGAGGCCGTGA
- a CDS encoding biotin/lipoyl-binding carrier protein: MADVAAHITGTVWKILVEVGQRVAAGDTLVILESMKMEMPVETEGAGIVRELRCQESQSVSEGDVLVVVEPE, from the coding sequence ATGGCGGACGTGGCGGCGCACATCACCGGGACGGTGTGGAAGATTCTGGTCGAGGTGGGACAGCGGGTGGCCGCGGGCGACACGCTCGTCATCCTCGAGTCCATGAAGATGGAGATGCCGGTGGAGACGGAGGGGGCGGGGATCGTTCGGGAGCTGCGTTGCCAGGAATCCCAGTCGGTCAGCGAGGGGGACGTGCTGGTGGTCGTGGAGCCGGAATGA
- a CDS encoding enoyl-CoA hydratase/isomerase family protein encodes MTASGASLAVEWGEDGVLVLRWSNPARRNALDDALVARLDEALSEAPSRARAVLLSGEGSVFCSGYDLHGLAAPTAERLPDDALMACLERLETLPLPTVALVNGAAFGAGFDLAMACDFRVGLETALFCMPPARLGIVYAMAGLSRATRLVGLSRAKMLFLSGRRLDAREALAWGLLDECSAEADRRAMELCRTLAQQAPLAVAGMKEGFHLLARPALSEEASRRMRDTRARAFASEDAREGKAAFLEKRPPRFHGR; translated from the coding sequence ATGACGGCGTCGGGTGCGTCGCTGGCGGTGGAGTGGGGCGAGGACGGGGTCCTGGTCCTCCGGTGGTCCAACCCCGCGCGGCGCAACGCCCTGGACGACGCCCTGGTGGCCCGGCTGGACGAGGCCCTAAGCGAGGCGCCGTCGCGGGCGCGGGCCGTGCTCCTGTCGGGCGAGGGGAGTGTCTTCTGTTCGGGCTACGACCTGCATGGGCTGGCGGCGCCCACCGCCGAGCGGCTGCCAGATGACGCGCTGATGGCGTGCCTGGAGCGGCTGGAGACCCTGCCCCTGCCCACGGTGGCCCTGGTGAATGGCGCGGCGTTTGGCGCGGGCTTCGACCTGGCGATGGCGTGTGACTTCCGCGTGGGGTTGGAGACGGCGCTCTTCTGCATGCCGCCAGCGCGGCTGGGCATCGTCTACGCGATGGCGGGCCTGTCGCGCGCGACGCGCCTGGTGGGCCTGTCGCGCGCGAAGATGCTCTTCCTGTCCGGGCGTCGGCTGGACGCGCGCGAGGCGCTGGCCTGGGGGCTGTTGGACGAGTGCTCGGCGGAGGCCGACCGTCGGGCGATGGAGCTGTGCCGGACGCTCGCGCAGCAGGCCCCCCTGGCGGTGGCGGGCATGAAGGAGGGCTTCCACCTGCTCGCGCGTCCCGCCTTGTCCGAGGAGGCGTCGCGGCGGATGCGCGACACGCGGGCACGGGCCTTCGCGAGCGAGGATGCCCGCGAGGGCAAGGCGGCCTTCTTGGAGAAGCGTCCGCCCCGCTTCCACGGGCGCTGA
- a CDS encoding response regulator — protein MQIRILVVDDEQDNCDYLKLVLMREGYDVVTTTDPTKTVEILRSADFHLVILDMMMPVMSGTEVLEHIRKYDTDVAVIVATAYPTVDTAVASLKNQASDYVKKPMEPEQFLGAVRNALAKKGLSQDPEADLHRAIGRTIRDARKTQDLTLKQLARRTGLSVSLLSQIERAESSASISSLYKIASALQLRMGELFGDT, from the coding sequence GTGCAGATCCGTATCCTGGTAGTCGATGACGAGCAGGACAACTGCGACTACCTCAAGCTCGTCCTCATGCGGGAGGGCTACGACGTCGTGACCACGACGGATCCCACCAAGACGGTGGAGATCCTGCGCAGCGCCGACTTCCACCTCGTCATCCTGGACATGATGATGCCCGTCATGTCCGGCACCGAGGTGCTGGAGCACATCCGCAAGTACGACACGGACGTCGCCGTCATCGTCGCCACCGCCTACCCCACGGTGGACACGGCCGTGGCCTCGTTGAAGAACCAGGCCAGCGACTACGTGAAGAAGCCCATGGAGCCGGAGCAGTTCCTAGGCGCCGTGCGCAACGCGCTCGCCAAGAAGGGCCTGTCCCAGGACCCCGAAGCGGACCTGCACCGCGCCATCGGCCGCACCATCCGCGACGCGCGCAAGACGCAGGACCTCACCCTCAAGCAGCTCGCGCGCCGCACCGGCCTGTCCGTGTCGCTGCTGTCGCAGATCGAGCGCGCCGAGTCCTCGGCGTCCATCTCGTCGCTCTACAAGATCGCCTCCGCGCTGCAGTTGCGCATGGGCGAGCTGTTCGGCGACACCTGA
- a CDS encoding FHA domain-containing protein gives MLKLIIEDDEGRKTVVPFMRDEITIGRQEGNTIRLTERNVSRRHARLLRQNGHVVVEDLGSYNGVRINGERIQGPAQVGDGDLIQIGDYDLALQQEAAVQPPIAPTIRVPSAALQAALEDGERTSEDELEDPPDAHDEGDTPSTPDQRRHATAVIRLDQVEANRPRRAVQVPAEDAPHLVVVSPEFKGQEFACISTEMRVGRTEDNDIAIDHRSLSRLHAKIVREDTGEWRVLDMQSANGLSVNGESYAQAPLNHGDLLELGHVKLRFVGPGKSTDGLLHDGSAKGSRKGLVLGLVGVVAIGALGGAAWFVFGNKEPAPVPPVATNTPPAPPTPPVMDTPPAAPSLEDTLKSAQASMDARDFDAAVATLEGLDAKGQPSTAASELLTLARAEQTASKNLALAQREFGAGKFAEAQKALAASATTRAFATEYADLKQKVDTALKPSTGTKPTAATPTAANTADVAEKTYNEGAQLLREKKYKEAEASLKKCIATDPGFAPCYMLMGSVVARLNRPAEGAKYYQEFLRLAPNDPKAVQVRKLVDEYEKSQKTTGDGK, from the coding sequence GTGCTGAAGCTCATCATCGAAGACGACGAAGGGCGAAAGACCGTCGTTCCCTTCATGCGCGACGAGATCACGATCGGTCGTCAGGAGGGAAACACCATCCGCCTGACCGAGCGCAACGTGTCTCGGCGCCACGCCCGCCTCTTGCGCCAGAACGGGCACGTGGTCGTGGAGGATCTGGGCAGCTACAACGGCGTGCGCATCAACGGCGAGCGCATCCAGGGACCTGCCCAGGTCGGTGACGGCGATCTCATCCAGATTGGCGACTACGACCTGGCACTCCAGCAGGAGGCCGCGGTCCAGCCGCCCATCGCGCCCACCATCCGGGTGCCCAGCGCGGCGCTCCAGGCCGCCCTCGAGGACGGCGAGCGCACGTCCGAGGACGAGCTCGAGGACCCGCCCGACGCCCATGACGAAGGCGACACGCCCTCCACGCCCGACCAGCGCCGCCACGCCACCGCGGTCATCCGGCTGGATCAGGTGGAGGCCAACCGGCCGCGCCGCGCCGTGCAGGTGCCCGCGGAAGACGCGCCCCATCTGGTGGTGGTGAGCCCCGAGTTCAAGGGGCAGGAGTTCGCCTGCATCAGCACCGAGATGCGCGTGGGCCGCACCGAGGACAACGACATCGCGATCGATCACCGGTCGCTGTCGCGGCTGCACGCCAAGATCGTCCGCGAGGACACGGGCGAGTGGCGCGTGCTCGACATGCAGTCGGCCAACGGCCTGAGCGTCAACGGCGAGAGCTACGCCCAGGCGCCCCTGAACCACGGCGACCTGCTGGAGCTGGGCCATGTGAAGCTGCGCTTCGTCGGTCCGGGCAAGAGCACCGACGGCCTGCTGCATGACGGCTCGGCCAAGGGCTCGCGCAAGGGACTCGTGCTGGGCCTGGTGGGCGTCGTGGCCATCGGCGCGCTCGGCGGCGCCGCCTGGTTCGTGTTCGGCAACAAGGAGCCGGCCCCCGTGCCGCCCGTGGCCACCAACACCCCGCCCGCGCCCCCGACCCCGCCCGTGATGGACACGCCACCGGCCGCGCCCTCGCTCGAGGACACCCTCAAGAGCGCCCAGGCCTCCATGGACGCGCGCGACTTCGACGCCGCGGTGGCCACGCTCGAGGGGCTCGACGCCAAGGGCCAGCCGTCCACCGCGGCCAGCGAGCTGCTCACCCTGGCGCGCGCCGAGCAGACCGCGTCCAAGAACCTGGCGCTGGCGCAGCGGGAGTTCGGCGCGGGCAAGTTCGCCGAGGCCCAGAAGGCCCTGGCCGCCTCGGCCACCACGCGCGCCTTCGCCACCGAGTACGCCGACCTCAAGCAGAAGGTGGACACCGCGCTCAAGCCGAGCACCGGCACCAAGCCCACCGCCGCGACCCCCACGGCCGCGAACACGGCGGACGTCGCCGAGAAGACCTATAACGAGGGCGCGCAGTTGCTGCGCGAGAAGAAGTACAAGGAAGCGGAAGCCTCCCTCAAGAAGTGCATCGCCACCGATCCGGGTTTCGCCCCCTGCTACATGTTGATGGGCAGTGTGGTGGCCCGGCTCAATCGCCCCGCCGAGGGCGCCAAGTATTACCAGGAGTTCCTGAGGCTCGCGCCCAACGATCCGAAGGCGGTCCAGGTCCGCAAGCTGGTGGATGAGTACGAGAAGAGTCAAAAAACCACGGGGGATGGCAAGTAG
- a CDS encoding glycosyltransferase family 39 protein translates to MESNGVRQEPRTFTDAILGRELAREPWMKRWLGLEPSLRVALATAAFAALLFVPYLGAVGLWDPWETHYGEVGREMVQRRDYVFPYWENAWFFSKPPLTMWMQALGMQVVGTLRTEGALGLYTEWGMRMPFALLSIAAVALLSLAVARVVSARAGLATGFVLATMPLYFLLTRQTVTDTPFVTTLVCAMACALVGQLDETTRHRAAWWYAFYVFLGLSTLAKGLLGVGLPAIILMLYALFAVVPYDGASINAHLRWLLERGVRAEVRAGTRPMPVVWAQLYRMRLGTGILVFAAVAVPWYLVLCLFEGVDDEGKRFWYRFFIHDHLNRLSAGVHTTTPGGSFVYFIEQGGFAIFPWVALVPGAFALATRLRPRSPDKAEHLALIAVLWVAFSFTLLSSSATKFHHYVFPVLPGLAVLIALFVDRLWEEGIGAHAMSLVLGLVLFLLVGHDLAGNPKAFTDLFVYNYDRPYPLELVTKPIAMFSSRPLWAGDVLAAVLLAVGLYLALGVFPPRAGASPVSRAVALVCLGLGAAFVVPLAAPGSVAATPVAGGALVLVGAWLAWQAWRADAESRTGLWAFTGLLWVVGLGCLARGWRGTLASDALLKTLSEPVNVKMMLGYAFFVAGGLAVVAALLRMRVLLYGTFWALAAGFALWFSWGHWVDLSHHWTQRDLFWRYYAQRKPGEPITAYLMNWRGETFYSRNTVKQIRETPKLKPFVDQPGREWALVEHNRLNVLRQTAGADKTVTVIDRDINNKFVLVTID, encoded by the coding sequence GTGGAGAGCAACGGAGTGCGGCAGGAGCCGCGGACCTTCACCGACGCCATTCTGGGCAGGGAGCTGGCGCGGGAGCCCTGGATGAAGCGGTGGTTGGGGCTGGAGCCCTCCCTGCGGGTCGCCCTGGCCACGGCCGCCTTCGCCGCGCTGCTCTTCGTGCCCTACCTGGGCGCGGTGGGGCTGTGGGACCCGTGGGAGACGCACTACGGCGAGGTGGGCCGGGAGATGGTGCAGCGCCGGGACTACGTGTTCCCTTATTGGGAGAACGCCTGGTTCTTCTCCAAGCCGCCGCTGACCATGTGGATGCAGGCGCTGGGCATGCAGGTGGTGGGCACGCTGCGCACCGAGGGCGCCCTGGGTCTTTATACGGAGTGGGGCATGCGGATGCCCTTCGCGCTCTTGAGCATCGCGGCCGTGGCGCTGCTGTCGCTCGCGGTGGCGCGGGTGGTGAGCGCGCGGGCGGGCCTGGCCACGGGCTTCGTGCTGGCCACCATGCCGCTCTACTTCCTGCTCACGCGCCAGACGGTGACGGACACGCCCTTCGTCACCACGCTCGTGTGCGCCATGGCCTGCGCGCTCGTGGGCCAGCTCGACGAGACGACGCGCCACCGCGCCGCGTGGTGGTACGCCTTCTATGTCTTCCTGGGGCTGTCCACCCTGGCCAAGGGCCTGCTCGGCGTGGGCCTGCCCGCCATCATCCTGATGCTCTACGCGCTCTTCGCGGTGGTGCCGTATGACGGCGCGAGCATCAACGCCCACCTGCGCTGGCTCTTGGAGCGGGGCGTGCGCGCCGAGGTGCGCGCGGGCACGCGGCCCATGCCGGTGGTGTGGGCGCAGCTCTACCGGATGCGGCTGGGCACGGGCATCCTCGTGTTCGCGGCGGTGGCGGTGCCCTGGTACCTGGTGCTCTGCCTCTTCGAGGGCGTGGACGACGAGGGCAAGCGCTTCTGGTACCGCTTCTTCATCCACGATCACCTCAACCGGCTGAGCGCGGGGGTGCATACCACCACGCCGGGCGGCTCCTTCGTGTACTTCATCGAGCAGGGGGGCTTCGCCATCTTCCCCTGGGTGGCCCTGGTGCCGGGGGCCTTCGCCCTGGCCACGCGGCTGCGTCCGCGCTCCCCGGACAAGGCCGAGCACCTGGCGCTCATCGCCGTGTTGTGGGTGGCCTTCTCCTTCACGCTCCTGTCCTCCTCGGCCACCAAGTTCCACCACTACGTGTTCCCCGTGCTGCCGGGGCTCGCGGTGCTCATCGCCCTGTTCGTGGACCGGCTCTGGGAAGAGGGCATCGGCGCCCACGCCATGAGCCTGGTGCTGGGCCTGGTGCTGTTCCTGCTCGTGGGCCATGACCTGGCGGGCAACCCCAAGGCCTTCACCGACCTCTTCGTCTACAACTACGACCGGCCCTACCCGCTGGAGCTCGTCACCAAGCCCATCGCCATGTTCTCCTCCCGGCCGCTGTGGGCGGGTGACGTGCTGGCGGCGGTGCTGCTCGCCGTGGGCCTCTACCTCGCGCTGGGCGTGTTTCCCCCGCGCGCGGGGGCCTCGCCCGTCTCGCGCGCCGTGGCGCTCGTGTGCCTGGGGCTGGGGGCGGCCTTCGTCGTGCCGCTCGCGGCGCCCGGCTCGGTGGCCGCCACGCCGGTGGCGGGCGGCGCGCTGGTGCTCGTGGGGGCGTGGCTCGCGTGGCAGGCCTGGCGCGCGGACGCGGAGTCGCGCACGGGGCTGTGGGCCTTCACGGGGCTCCTGTGGGTGGTGGGCCTGGGCTGCCTCGCGCGGGGCTGGCGAGGCACGCTGGCCAGCGACGCGCTGCTCAAGACCCTGTCCGAGCCGGTCAACGTGAAGATGATGCTCGGCTATGCCTTCTTCGTGGCCGGGGGCCTGGCCGTGGTGGCCGCGCTCCTGCGGATGCGGGTGCTGCTCTACGGCACGTTCTGGGCGCTCGCGGCGGGCTTCGCGCTCTGGTTCAGCTGGGGCCACTGGGTGGACCTGTCCCACCATTGGACCCAGCGCGACCTGTTCTGGCGCTACTACGCCCAGCGCAAGCCGGGCGAGCCCATCACCGCCTACCTCATGAACTGGCGCGGCGAGACGTTCTACTCGCGCAACACCGTGAAGCAGATCCGCGAGACGCCCAAGCTCAAGCCCTTCGTGGATCAGCCCGGCCGGGAGTGGGCGCTCGTGGAGCACAACCGGCTCAACGTGCTGCGCCAGACCGCGGGCGCCGACAAGACCGTCACGGTCATCGACCGCGACATCAACAACAAGTTCGTCCTGGTGACCATCGATTGA
- a CDS encoding ABC transporter ATP-binding protein, translated as MSGISVQGLAKRFGARTAVEGLTFDVRPGEVFGLLGPNGAGKTTTVRMLTGLLKPSEGEAHVWGHSVRTQGEALRRAVGLLTEQPGLYERLSARDNLRFFMKLHELDERRVWPRAQAWLERFGLGGREDEPCGSFSKGMRQKLAIVRTLVHEPQVLFLDEPTSGLDPESARTVRDAVAELAAEGRTLVLCSHNLVEVERLCTRVAVVKGRLLALAPLEDLRRAGSALEVKVEGDAERFVPALAALPFAPPSLAEGGRLRVMLTDEAQTPDVVACLVGAGARVRSAVPALRPLEEVYLELIRDGKEAP; from the coding sequence TTGAGCGGCATCTCCGTGCAGGGCCTCGCCAAGCGCTTCGGTGCGCGCACGGCGGTGGAGGGTTTGACCTTCGACGTGCGTCCCGGCGAGGTGTTCGGCCTGCTCGGGCCCAACGGCGCCGGCAAGACGACCACCGTGCGCATGCTCACGGGGCTGCTGAAGCCCTCGGAGGGCGAGGCGCACGTGTGGGGCCACTCGGTGCGTACCCAGGGCGAGGCGCTGCGCCGCGCCGTGGGCCTGCTCACCGAGCAGCCCGGGCTCTACGAGCGGCTGAGCGCCCGGGACAACCTGCGCTTCTTCATGAAGCTGCACGAACTGGACGAGCGCCGTGTCTGGCCCCGGGCCCAGGCGTGGCTCGAGCGCTTCGGGCTCGGCGGCCGGGAGGACGAGCCCTGCGGGAGCTTCTCCAAGGGCATGCGGCAGAAGCTCGCCATCGTGCGCACGCTGGTGCACGAGCCCCAGGTGCTCTTCCTGGACGAGCCCACCAGCGGGTTGGATCCCGAGTCGGCGCGCACGGTGCGCGACGCGGTGGCGGAGCTGGCGGCCGAGGGCCGCACGCTCGTGCTGTGCTCGCACAACCTCGTGGAAGTGGAACGGCTGTGCACCCGGGTGGCGGTGGTGAAGGGCCGGCTCCTGGCGCTCGCCCCCCTCGAGGACTTGCGGCGCGCGGGCAGCGCGCTGGAGGTGAAGGTGGAGGGGGACGCGGAGCGGTTCGTTCCGGCCCTGGCCGCGCTGCCCTTCGCGCCGCCCTCGCTCGCCGAGGGGGGACGCCTGCGGGTGATGCTGACGGACGAGGCCCAGACGCCCGACGTGGTGGCCTGTCTGGTGGGCGCCGGAGCCCGCGTGCGCAGCGCCGTGCCGGCCCTGCGCCCGCTCGAGGAAGTCTACCTGGAGCTCATCCGCGACGGAAAGGAGGCGCCATGA
- a CDS encoding ABC transporter permease subunit, whose translation MSFHPRRALAVFWKDFLDLRKNPSLLLAMAALPLVLVVVPVIVVWTYVRDPSDTNLRVIALYYDPSLPRDFNAGRFLVERTLMDWFGMFLVMPVFVPILISSQSVAGERERRTLEPLLASPVTSLELVVGKSLASLVPAVLISWVAFVLLCVGVDVVGWPLGDGLLMPNSLWLFGVLILAPLFAFFGNGVAVIISARVAEARTAQQLAALVVLPLVGLVAGQIAGFLRAGPAYYASQGIVVLLLDLALLWASVRLLDRERLLNRWG comes from the coding sequence ATGAGCTTCCATCCCCGGCGCGCGCTGGCGGTCTTCTGGAAGGACTTCCTGGACCTGCGCAAGAACCCCTCGCTCCTGCTCGCCATGGCGGCGCTGCCGCTGGTGCTGGTGGTGGTGCCCGTCATCGTCGTGTGGACGTACGTGCGCGACCCCTCCGACACCAACCTGCGGGTCATCGCCCTCTATTACGACCCGTCCCTGCCTCGGGACTTCAACGCGGGCCGCTTCCTCGTGGAGCGCACGTTGATGGACTGGTTCGGCATGTTCCTGGTGATGCCGGTGTTCGTGCCCATCCTCATCTCCTCGCAGAGCGTGGCGGGCGAGCGGGAGCGGCGCACCCTGGAGCCCCTGCTGGCCTCGCCGGTGACGTCCCTGGAGCTGGTGGTGGGCAAGAGCCTCGCCTCGCTGGTGCCCGCGGTGCTCATCTCCTGGGTGGCCTTCGTGCTCTTGTGCGTGGGCGTGGACGTGGTGGGCTGGCCCCTGGGTGACGGGCTGCTCATGCCCAACTCCCTGTGGCTCTTCGGCGTGCTCATCCTGGCGCCGCTCTTCGCCTTCTTCGGCAACGGCGTGGCCGTCATCATCTCCGCGCGCGTGGCCGAGGCTCGCACGGCGCAGCAGCTCGCCGCGCTCGTGGTCCTGCCGCTCGTGGGCCTGGTGGCGGGGCAGATCGCGGGCTTCCTGCGCGCGGGTCCCGCTTACTACGCGTCTCAGGGAATCGTGGTGCTGCTGCTGGACCTGGCGCTCTTGTGGGCGAGTGTCCGTCTGCTGGATCGCGAGCGGCTCTTGAACCGGTGGGGTTGA